The Pirellulales bacterium genome includes a window with the following:
- a CDS encoding thioredoxin-like domain-containing protein yields the protein MTIPLYIRRTGGVAGLLLASLAGQVAHAAPTVSDALKLTPIQKDVEFATPAKDALEQCTIKPEKFNNQSAWVVRDKAGQILRRFVDTNTDNVVDQWCYYQDGLEVYRDVDADFNGKPDQCRWFNTAGTRWGLDTNEDGKIDRWKEISAEEASDELVHALSEKDPARFARLLLTADELKGLGLGDTRAEELKTKLAAAPDQFHKLLAGQKAVGNDARWLQFGGSRPGIMPAGTDGSTKDVVIYDNAVVVAESNGKHMQLQLGTLVRVGDTWRLIGVPQIEGEGDTPIAGMLGPSRPGDREDEKAQTDAGGPPQKLLAELERLDKAYDDAADPKEQGTIAAQKAAVMQEIASIVTTPEDRAQWIRQTADFISATVQQGIWPDGVDRLAELHAKLAKDPAGEELAAYAEFRHLTAQYGRDLSAGKSFETVQSAWLANLEKFVKDHPKSADTAEAMLQLAMAQEFAGQDEEAKKWYGEIRTSFPDSNTAKKATGAIARLDCVGKVISVKGNNVNPALPKVAALNLAQFKDKLVLIQYWATWCEPAVVDLAQLKEVQAQYGKDGLIVIGVSLDNKPEELAEYLKEHKVPWPQIFEPGGLDSKLANELGILTLPTMILVGKDGKVVNRNVHITELEREVGNLLHPSTARKK from the coding sequence ATGACCATCCCTCTTTACATTCGCCGCACCGGCGGTGTGGCGGGCTTGCTGCTAGCCTCGCTAGCCGGGCAGGTCGCACATGCTGCCCCCACGGTTTCCGACGCCCTCAAGCTGACGCCGATTCAGAAGGATGTCGAATTCGCCACGCCGGCCAAAGACGCCCTCGAACAATGCACGATCAAGCCCGAGAAATTCAACAATCAAAGTGCCTGGGTCGTGCGTGACAAGGCAGGCCAGATCCTGCGCCGCTTCGTCGACACCAACACCGACAACGTCGTCGATCAATGGTGCTACTACCAGGACGGCCTCGAGGTCTATCGCGACGTCGACGCGGACTTCAACGGCAAACCTGACCAGTGCCGCTGGTTCAATACGGCCGGCACACGCTGGGGCCTAGACACGAACGAAGATGGCAAGATCGACCGCTGGAAAGAGATCTCGGCCGAAGAGGCCAGCGACGAGCTGGTTCACGCCCTCTCGGAAAAGGATCCGGCCCGCTTCGCCCGGCTGCTGCTCACGGCTGACGAGCTAAAGGGCCTGGGCCTGGGCGATACCCGCGCTGAAGAATTGAAAACCAAGCTGGCCGCTGCCCCCGATCAATTTCATAAGTTGCTGGCCGGCCAGAAGGCGGTCGGCAACGACGCTCGCTGGCTACAGTTCGGCGGATCACGCCCCGGTATCATGCCTGCTGGCACCGACGGTTCGACCAAGGACGTCGTGATCTACGACAATGCTGTCGTTGTCGCCGAATCAAACGGCAAGCACATGCAGTTGCAACTGGGCACGCTGGTTCGCGTCGGCGACACCTGGCGTCTGATCGGCGTTCCGCAGATCGAGGGCGAAGGCGACACGCCGATCGCAGGCATGCTCGGCCCGTCGCGTCCTGGAGATCGCGAAGACGAGAAAGCACAAACCGACGCCGGTGGTCCGCCGCAAAAGCTGCTGGCCGAGCTGGAACGGCTCGACAAGGCTTACGACGACGCGGCTGATCCGAAAGAACAAGGCACAATCGCCGCCCAAAAAGCCGCGGTCATGCAAGAGATAGCCAGCATTGTCACCACGCCAGAAGATCGGGCTCAATGGATTCGCCAAACGGCCGACTTCATAAGTGCCACAGTGCAGCAAGGAATATGGCCCGACGGCGTCGATCGGCTGGCCGAATTGCATGCCAAGCTAGCAAAGGATCCGGCCGGCGAAGAGTTGGCCGCCTACGCGGAATTCCGCCATTTAACGGCCCAATACGGACGTGATCTTTCGGCAGGCAAGTCCTTCGAAACGGTCCAATCCGCCTGGCTCGCCAACCTCGAAAAGTTCGTCAAGGATCATCCCAAGAGCGCGGATACCGCCGAGGCGATGTTGCAACTGGCGATGGCCCAGGAGTTCGCCGGCCAGGACGAGGAAGCCAAGAAATGGTACGGCGAAATCCGCACCAGTTTCCCTGACTCGAACACGGCCAAGAAAGCCACCGGCGCCATCGCACGCTTGGATTGCGTCGGCAAGGTCATCAGCGTGAAGGGGAACAACGTCAATCCCGCGCTGCCGAAAGTGGCCGCGCTGAATCTCGCCCAGTTCAAGGACAAGTTGGTGCTGATTCAGTATTGGGCCACCTGGTGCGAACCGGCCGTGGTCGACTTGGCACAGCTCAAGGAAGTGCAAGCTCAATACGGCAAGGACGGCCTGATCGTCATCGGCGTCAGCCTCGACAACAAGCCTGAAGAGCTCGCTGAATACTTGAAGGAACACAAGGTTCCTTGGCCGCAGATCTTCGAGCCGGGTGGGCTCGATAGCAAGCTGGCCAACGAGCTGGGCATCCTCACGTTGCCGACGATGATCCTGGTAGGCAAGGACGGCAAAGTAGTGAATCGGAACGTGCATATTACCGAGCTCGAGCGCGAGGTCGGCAACCTGCTGCATCCGTCGACCGCTCGCAAGAAATAA